From the genome of Oncorhynchus clarkii lewisi isolate Uvic-CL-2024 chromosome 11, UVic_Ocla_1.0, whole genome shotgun sequence, one region includes:
- the LOC139420504 gene encoding uncharacterized protein produces MDPIYRPHLPAPSTGPIYRPIYQTHLPAPSTDPIYRPHLPAPSTHPIYPPHLPAPSTDPIYRPHLPAPSTDPIYRPHPPAPLPAPSTDPIYQPHLPAPSTDPIYPPHLPTPSTHPIYPPHLPAPSTDSIYRPHLPAPSTDPIHRPHPPAPPPAPSTGPIHRPYPPATSTGPIYRPHLPNPSTDPINRPQPHLPAPTDPIYQPPPTPPTSPHRPHLPTPSTEPIHRPQPHLPAPTNPIYQPPPTPTTSPIYQPPPTPSTSPHRPQPPAPTDAIYQPPPTPTTSAHRPHLPAPTEPNHQPSPIPSIGPTYPIHRPPRTNSASSLIYQPHQPTPHTGPYCPHGLQLPASSTNPINQPHTPAPTAPTDSSFQPHLPTPSTNPTHRPLLPPRTPASSFIYRPPHTPFTDPIHQHHQTAPTFSIHRPHPPDPADPIHRSHYRPHVPDPTDPIHDPHYQPHILAPTDPITGPHLPCQPTPTNHHLPPPTPPTAPTTDPHEPPPAPTDPIQ; encoded by the exons atgg ACCCCATCTACCGACCCCATCTACCGGCCCCATCTACCGGCCCCATCTACCGACCCATCTACCAGACCCATCTACCGGCCCCATCTACCGACCCCATCTACCGGCCCCATCTACCAGCCCCATCTACCCACCCCATCTACCCGCCCCATCTACCGGCCCCATCTACCGACCCCATCTACCGGCCCCATCTACCGGCCCCATCTACCGACCCCATCTACCGGCCCCATCCACCAGCCCCTCTACCGGCCCCATCTACCGACCCCATCTACCAGCCCCATCTACCAGCCCCATCTACCGACCCCATCTACCCACCCCATCTACCCACCCCATCTACCCACCCCATCTACCCACCCCATCTACCGGCCCCATCTACCGACAGCATCTACCGGCCCCATTTACCGGCCCCATCTACCGACCCCATCCACCGGCCCCATCCACCGGCCCCACCACCGGCCCCATCCACCGGCCCCATCCACCGACCATATCCACCGGCCACATCCACCGGCCCCATCTACCGACCCCATCTACCGAACCCATCTACCGACCCCATCAACCGGCCCCAACCCCATTTACCAGCCCCCACCGACCCCATCTACCAGCCCCCACCAACCCCACCCACCAGCCCCCACCGACCCCATCTACCGACCCCATCTACCGAACCCATCCACCGGCCCCAACCCCATTTACCAGCCCCCACCAACCCCATCTACCAGCCCCCACCGACCCCAACAACCAGCCCCATCTACCAGCCCCCTCCGACCCCATCTACCAGCCCCCACCGACCTCAACCACCAGCCCCCACCGACGCCATCTACCAGCCCCCACCGACCCCAACCACCAGCGCCCACCGACCCCATCTACCAGCCCCCACCGAGCCCAACCACCAGCCCTCACCGATCCCATCCATAGGCCCTACTTACCCCATCCACCGACCCCCACGAACCAACTCCG CTTCCAGCCTCATCTACCAACCCCATCAACCAACCCCACACACCGGCCCCTACTGCCCCCACGGACTCCAGCTTCCAGCCTCATCTACCAACCCCATCAACCAACCCCACACACCGGCCCCTACTGCCCCCACGGACTCCAGCTTCCAGCCTCATCTACCAACCCCATCAACCAACCCCACACACCGGCCCCTACTGCCCCCACGGACTCCAGCTTCCAGCTTCATCTACCGACCCCCACATACCCCATTTACCGACCCCATACACCAACACCATCAAACGGCCCCCACCTTCTCCATCCATCGACCCCATCCACCGGACCCTGCCGACCCCATCCACCGCTCCCACTACCGACCCCATGTCCCGGACCCCACCGACCCCATCCATGACCCCCACTACCAACCCCATATACTGGCCCCCACCGACCCCATCACTGGCCCTCACCTACCCTGCCAACCGACCCCCACGAACCACCACCTGCCCCCACCGACCCCACCCACCGCTCCCACTACCGACCCCCACGAACCACCACCTGCCCCCACCGACCCCATCCAATGA